In Leptospira stimsonii, a single window of DNA contains:
- a CDS encoding VOC family protein produces MIIVEGIDYFLIPAENPEASAKFYSDIFDFESVDEKSGEYVVMGLDSINIKLQKISGFKNSLGESKIPVLSFVLDVDDFTEAIAELEENKISIVRGPETNRAGEFLHFLDPSGNVLEISYKD; encoded by the coding sequence ATGATTATCGTTGAAGGAATCGACTATTTCTTAATACCTGCGGAGAATCCGGAAGCCTCTGCGAAGTTTTATTCTGATATATTCGATTTTGAATCGGTAGATGAAAAATCGGGTGAATATGTTGTCATGGGACTTGATTCGATCAACATTAAACTTCAGAAAATTTCGGGTTTTAAAAACTCTCTCGGCGAGAGTAAAATTCCGGTTCTGAGTTTTGTTTTGGACGTCGATGATTTCACGGAAGCTATCGCCGAATTGGAAGAAAACAAAATCTCCATCGTTCGTGGACCGGAAACGAATCGTGCGGGAGAATTCCTTCACTTTCTCGATCCATCCGGGAATGTTTTAGAAATCAGTTATAAAGATTAA
- the dapF gene encoding diaminopimelate epimerase: MAALKFTKMEGIGNDYVYIDATQTDVRLTPEQIQKLSDRNFGIGSDGVIFIRNSKQGDFMMDMYNSDGSSSEMCGNGIRCVAKYIYDHGLTNSKNPKIETGAGVLEVDLKIGSGNKVDLVSVDMGKPILIPSKIPVLWKNEETIIDQTLEIAGKRLKFTAVSMGNPHCVIFVDDSDQFPVREIGPLIEHHPIFPKRVNVEFVTVRGKDHLYQRTWERGAGETLACGTGACAVMVAGNLTGRSGKDVKIDLRGGTLRIQWQESGHILMTGPAREIFSGEVEV; the protein is encoded by the coding sequence GTGGCCGCGCTTAAATTCACAAAAATGGAAGGAATCGGTAACGATTACGTTTATATCGATGCTACTCAGACGGATGTTCGCTTAACACCTGAACAAATTCAGAAATTATCCGATCGTAACTTTGGGATCGGAAGCGACGGAGTCATCTTTATTCGAAATTCTAAACAAGGCGATTTTATGATGGATATGTACAATTCGGACGGAAGTTCTTCCGAGATGTGCGGCAATGGAATTCGTTGTGTTGCGAAATACATTTACGATCACGGTCTAACGAATTCTAAAAATCCAAAAATTGAAACCGGCGCCGGCGTTTTGGAAGTGGATTTAAAAATCGGATCCGGCAACAAAGTGGATCTCGTAAGCGTGGATATGGGAAAACCGATTTTGATTCCTTCAAAAATTCCGGTTCTTTGGAAGAACGAGGAAACCATCATTGATCAAACCCTGGAAATCGCAGGTAAGCGTTTAAAGTTTACCGCAGTGAGTATGGGCAATCCTCATTGTGTTATCTTTGTCGATGACTCCGATCAGTTTCCGGTTCGAGAGATCGGGCCATTGATAGAACACCATCCTATTTTTCCAAAAAGGGTGAACGTCGAATTCGTAACCGTTCGTGGAAAAGATCATCTTTATCAGAGAACTTGGGAAAGAGGTGCGGGAGAAACCTTGGCCTGTGGGACAGGAGCATGTGCTGTTATGGTCGCTGGGAATCTTACTGGAAGATCGGGAAAAGACGTAAAAATTGATCTTCGGGGCGGAACCCTTCGAATCCAATGGCAAGAATCGGGTCACATTTTGATGACCGGTCCGGCACGCGAAATTTTTTCAGGCGAAGTAGAAGTTTAG
- a CDS encoding HAD family hydrolase produces MALFLDFDNTLLDSVAIYEFSIQELTKRAKEYGLTSTKEFSQLYDVARKEVKLELPDSPSNRLRLIYFKKMCLEKWGTLNPKWILKLEKDYFIFFQIGIQTFKKNYEKEYKETFSLLEQISQKQKILFCTNENLRTQLIKMNTLLSKKLKYLVLSSEEVGKEKPSEKFFTKARELVKGETPVSMIGDSLKDDVEGALRYGIPAIHLKSVFSKKQTDLEERRIVLENVPKQNEYSYLETNDLRVALKLFL; encoded by the coding sequence ATGGCACTTTTTTTAGATTTTGATAATACGCTCTTAGATTCCGTCGCTATTTACGAATTCTCGATACAAGAACTTACAAAAAGAGCAAAAGAATACGGCCTTACTTCTACGAAAGAATTTTCTCAACTCTATGACGTTGCTCGCAAAGAAGTTAAGTTGGAACTTCCGGATTCTCCATCCAATCGACTTCGATTGATCTATTTTAAAAAGATGTGTCTTGAGAAATGGGGAACACTGAATCCAAAGTGGATTCTAAAATTGGAAAAAGACTATTTCATTTTTTTCCAAATTGGAATTCAAACTTTCAAAAAAAATTACGAGAAAGAATACAAAGAAACATTTTCTCTCTTGGAACAAATCTCTCAAAAACAAAAGATTCTTTTTTGTACGAACGAGAACTTGAGAACACAATTGATAAAGATGAACACACTACTTTCTAAAAAATTAAAGTATTTAGTTCTGAGTTCGGAAGAGGTTGGAAAGGAAAAACCTTCGGAAAAATTTTTTACAAAGGCAAGAGAACTCGTAAAAGGAGAAACTCCGGTTTCTATGATCGGAGATTCTCTAAAGGACGACGTGGAAGGTGCCCTTCGTTACGGAATTCCAGCGATTCATCTAAAATCGGTGTTTTCTAAAAAACAAACCGACTTGGAAGAAAGGAGAATCGTTTTAGAGAACGTTCCCAAACAAAACGAATATTCTTATTTAGAGACGAACGATCTCCGTGTTGCTCTGAAATTATTTCTTTAA
- a CDS encoding lysophospholipid acyltransferase family protein, producing MEKEAQTYLRLKQFVAPFLGFAVNINAYGTENIVQEGKIILVSNHRSDMDPFILSYTFPRYISWIAADYTFRIPIFKDLAKLAGGIPMAIDGKISMASIKMVQQVFKRDGVLGIFPEGHDYMVKNDFSGPMVKFHDGFAAFSIRNKVDILPSVIVPIEESYSDIPIPSLVRSFMGMPKEVCDIKRRSIYKKVKVLYGPKIDHRPYLEGKLEDNLKKLSTEVRLRMEALQKADVA from the coding sequence ATGGAAAAGGAAGCGCAGACATATTTAAGACTAAAGCAGTTTGTGGCTCCTTTCTTGGGTTTCGCCGTAAACATCAACGCATATGGAACGGAAAATATAGTCCAAGAGGGAAAAATCATTCTTGTGAGCAATCACAGATCGGATATGGACCCGTTCATTCTTTCTTATACGTTTCCACGTTATATTTCTTGGATCGCCGCAGACTATACTTTTCGAATTCCTATTTTTAAAGATTTAGCAAAACTCGCCGGCGGAATTCCGATGGCAATCGACGGCAAAATATCGATGGCGAGCATCAAGATGGTGCAACAAGTCTTTAAAAGAGACGGGGTTCTTGGCATTTTTCCCGAAGGTCATGATTACATGGTTAAGAATGATTTTTCGGGACCAATGGTAAAATTTCACGACGGCTTTGCCGCATTCTCGATTCGAAATAAAGTCGATATTCTTCCCTCCGTAATCGTTCCTATCGAAGAAAGTTATTCAGACATTCCGATTCCATCGTTAGTTCGTTCCTTTATGGGAATGCCGAAGGAAGTTTGTGATATCAAAAGAAGATCGATCTACAAAAAGGTCAAAGTTCTTTACGGACCAAAAATTGATCACAGGCCTTATTTGGAAGGAAAGTTGGAAGACAATCTTAAGAAACTTTCAACCGAAGTCCGCCTCAGAATGGAAGCACTGCAAAAAGCTGATGTCGCTTAA
- a CDS encoding class I SAM-dependent methyltransferase has translation MNQSCYLCSSTQNSTVFIENGIDIVRCSHCGHVFSTYEQEEHYEGYWDDDSSYDLGWWDNAHREIYQDFIDEFLKASTGKILDVGCGLGFFVKRIGAQRPGWQATGYEISEKAVKFARDKNGLKNVFPGIVQNSGIEKGSLDIITLWDVIEHIPKPHSLLEYLHSLLKPGGILFLQTPNFPVQLFKARLKVLLKGMKPDGHYLEAKDHINDYTEKTMRMLSRQTGFKECKFTILKPIASVSGSQGGNLGTIFKKTYYYATKIVWLLSFKSLNFNNTLFAILKK, from the coding sequence TTGAATCAATCCTGTTATCTTTGCTCGAGCACTCAAAATTCTACCGTATTCATAGAGAATGGAATCGATATCGTTCGTTGTTCTCACTGCGGACATGTGTTCTCTACTTACGAACAAGAAGAACACTATGAAGGCTACTGGGACGATGATTCTTCATACGATCTCGGTTGGTGGGACAACGCTCACAGAGAAATCTACCAAGATTTTATCGATGAATTCTTAAAAGCTTCGACGGGGAAAATTTTGGACGTAGGTTGCGGACTAGGTTTTTTTGTGAAACGCATCGGCGCTCAAAGACCGGGTTGGCAAGCGACCGGTTACGAGATCTCCGAAAAAGCCGTGAAGTTTGCGAGAGATAAGAACGGACTCAAAAACGTCTTTCCTGGAATCGTTCAAAATTCTGGAATCGAAAAAGGATCGTTGGATATCATCACACTTTGGGACGTTATCGAACACATTCCTAAGCCTCATAGTCTATTAGAATATTTGCATTCACTTTTAAAACCCGGTGGAATTCTTTTTTTACAAACTCCGAACTTTCCCGTTCAATTGTTTAAGGCTCGTCTGAAAGTTCTTTTGAAAGGAATGAAACCGGATGGGCATTATCTGGAAGCGAAAGATCATATCAACGATTATACGGAAAAAACGATGAGGATGCTTTCTCGACAAACCGGTTTTAAGGAATGTAAATTTACGATCCTAAAGCCGATCGCTTCCGTTTCCGGAAGTCAAGGTGGAAACCTTGGAACGATTTTTAAGAAAACATATTATTACGCGACGAAGATAGTTTGGCTTCTCAGTTTTAAAAGTTTGAATTTCAACAATACGTTATTCGCCATATTAAAGAAATAA
- a CDS encoding NAD(P)-binding protein, which yields MTEKPEFISRRSFLAILGLCISALIGGLSFLKFRRGISGKILGPNREIGHRIRENSKSELSSNTNRKVSEKVKVLILGSGVSGLSAGYYLQKAGFSEFQILELEEYAGGNSRSGQNRIGPFPWGAHYLPQPGEEAVLVRKFLEENKIIVGKDHRGKPVYDERFLCFDPEERIFYQGRWNEGLYPGGNSQSPAGIEEQKFKKWIQTWRLKIGRDGKKAFSIPIDLSSQDPEILKLDNIPFFEYIKEQGFRSKELFWFLDYSVRDDFGGSMDTVSAWIGLHYFCSRPVDENGEDLTLLTWPQGNGFLVEKLRAPILPKIRTGTLVEKVTNSNSKNSRFEVQIYSVETKEQKIIPCDSIVYALPSFTRKYVLGEKNGIAEGLTYSPWLVANLSVDQVPTGKGIPPCWDNVIYQSPSLGYIVSTHQDLRAGREESVLTYYQAFGDKDTVSIRKKMMRTSWSDWKNAILFDLKKAHPDIERRIRNIDIMTYAHAMIRPTPGLIWGGKRERLAISYPHLHFAHSDLSGISIFEEALVRGNNAAMRILGEQKI from the coding sequence ATGACGGAAAAACCAGAATTCATTTCACGAAGATCGTTTCTTGCGATTTTAGGTCTTTGTATTTCCGCTTTGATCGGCGGCCTTTCTTTTCTAAAATTCAGACGCGGAATCTCTGGGAAAATTCTTGGACCGAATCGAGAGATCGGGCATAGAATTCGCGAGAACTCAAAATCCGAACTTAGCTCCAATACAAATCGAAAGGTTTCGGAAAAAGTAAAAGTCCTGATTCTTGGAAGTGGAGTTTCCGGCTTGAGCGCGGGCTACTATCTTCAGAAGGCGGGTTTTTCCGAATTTCAAATTTTAGAATTAGAAGAATACGCCGGCGGAAATTCGAGATCCGGTCAAAATCGAATCGGTCCGTTTCCTTGGGGAGCTCATTATCTTCCACAACCCGGAGAAGAAGCCGTTCTTGTTCGAAAATTCTTGGAAGAAAATAAGATCATCGTCGGAAAGGATCATCGAGGCAAACCCGTTTATGACGAACGATTTCTTTGTTTTGACCCGGAAGAAAGAATCTTCTACCAGGGAAGATGGAACGAGGGTTTATATCCAGGAGGAAATTCCCAATCTCCTGCCGGTATAGAAGAACAAAAATTTAAAAAGTGGATCCAAACTTGGAGACTCAAAATTGGACGAGACGGTAAAAAGGCGTTCTCTATTCCGATCGATCTTTCTTCTCAAGATCCTGAAATTCTGAAATTAGATAACATTCCTTTTTTCGAATATATCAAAGAACAAGGATTTCGATCCAAAGAACTTTTTTGGTTTTTGGATTATTCCGTTCGAGACGATTTCGGCGGTTCGATGGATACAGTTTCCGCTTGGATCGGGCTTCATTACTTTTGTTCCCGCCCAGTCGATGAAAACGGCGAAGATCTGACTCTTCTTACTTGGCCACAGGGAAACGGGTTTTTAGTCGAGAAGCTCAGAGCTCCGATTCTTCCTAAAATTCGAACAGGAACCCTTGTCGAAAAGGTGACAAATTCAAATTCCAAAAATTCGCGTTTTGAAGTTCAAATCTATTCGGTCGAAACGAAAGAACAAAAAATCATTCCTTGCGATTCGATCGTCTATGCGCTTCCCTCCTTCACGCGCAAATATGTTCTCGGAGAAAAAAACGGCATCGCGGAAGGACTTACCTATTCTCCTTGGTTGGTCGCCAATCTCTCCGTGGATCAAGTGCCGACCGGAAAAGGAATTCCTCCGTGTTGGGATAACGTAATCTACCAAAGTCCCTCCCTGGGTTATATCGTTTCCACACATCAGGATCTGCGGGCGGGAAGAGAAGAATCCGTTCTCACCTACTATCAGGCGTTCGGTGATAAGGATACCGTTTCCATACGCAAGAAGATGATGAGAACCTCTTGGTCGGATTGGAAGAATGCGATTTTATTCGATCTCAAAAAGGCACATCCCGATATTGAAAGAAGAATCCGGAACATCGACATCATGACCTATGCGCACGCGATGATCCGGCCGACGCCCGGTTTGATTTGGGGAGGAAAGCGCGAACGTCTTGCGATATCTTATCCTCATCTTCATTTTGCTCATTCCGATTTAAGCGGAATTTCCATCTTTGAAGAGGCGTTGGTTCGCGGTAACAACGCGGCGATGAGAATTTTAGGAGAGCAAAAAATATGA